A part of Prolixibacteraceae bacterium genomic DNA contains:
- a CDS encoding transcriptional repressor has protein sequence MNDTIMKAFLEEKEVRVTNIRLSVMNYFYQHQYALSLTDLETDLDDIDRSTLFRTIRLFIEKKIVHEVGMAGGHTKYALWDIVMDENDNSCVHFTCLKCHHSYCFPNSPTPEVTLPNNFVLDQCEVIVRGLCDNCSI, from the coding sequence ATGAACGATACAATAATGAAAGCTTTTTTAGAAGAAAAAGAGGTGCGGGTTACTAATATTCGTTTGTCTGTAATGAACTATTTTTACCAGCATCAATATGCATTATCATTAACAGATTTGGAGACAGATTTAGACGATATTGATCGTTCAACTCTTTTTCGTACCATTCGTTTATTTATTGAAAAGAAAATTGTACATGAAGTGGGGATGGCGGGTGGCCATACAAAATATGCATTATGGGATATTGTTATGGATGAAAACGATAATTCTTGTGTTCACTTTACTTGTTTGAAGTGTCACCATTCTTACTGTTTTCCAAACAGTCCCACCCCTGAGGTTACACTTCCTAATAACTTTGTATTGGATCAATGTGAGGTTATTGTACGTGGACTCTGTGATAACTGTTCAATATGA
- a CDS encoding IclR family transcriptional regulator — protein sequence MKQEGVASKGYSVPNLERALEIVELLSVNSQGMTLSEIQECLLFPKSSVFRIVTTLVERGYLLKNQIDGKFSLSKKFLRIGLSTVDESSIVESSLPYMRSLRDSLKETILLGTIIEKRGVVLEQVVGNHGFTFMLTVGKPFYLHSSAPGKAMIAFLPNEERDEIIDTITFESFNEKTISSKKAFLEELKVVKEKGFALDRAEELEGVHCVGAPVFNQYGYPIAAVWVTAPSARMGLDDLEEVGEKIYGYAMEISKLYGYDI from the coding sequence ATGAAACAGGAAGGTGTAGCTAGTAAAGGCTATTCTGTGCCTAATTTAGAGAGAGCACTAGAAATTGTTGAGTTGTTGTCTGTAAATAGTCAAGGGATGACTCTAAGTGAGATACAGGAGTGTTTATTGTTTCCTAAAAGCTCAGTGTTTCGAATTGTTACAACATTAGTTGAAAGGGGCTATTTATTAAAGAATCAGATTGATGGTAAATTCTCTCTTTCGAAGAAATTTCTTCGAATAGGTTTGTCAACGGTGGATGAGTCAAGTATTGTTGAAAGTTCTTTACCTTATATGCGTTCTCTAAGAGACTCATTAAAAGAGACAATATTACTTGGTACTATCATTGAGAAACGAGGTGTTGTTTTAGAGCAGGTTGTAGGAAATCATGGATTTACGTTTATGTTGACTGTTGGTAAACCATTTTATTTACACTCCTCAGCTCCTGGAAAGGCGATGATTGCATTTTTACCTAATGAAGAGCGTGACGAGATTATAGATACAATAACCTTTGAGTCATTTAATGAAAAGACAATAAGTAGTAAAAAAGCTTTTCTTGAAGAATTAAAGGTGGTGAAGGAGAAAGGGTTTGCTTTAGATCGAGCAGAAGAACTTGAAGGAGTTCATTGTGTTGGAGCACCTGTATTTAATCAATATGGATATCCAATTGCTGCTGTTTGGGTCACTGCACCTTCAGCGAGGATGGGCTTAGATGATCTAGAGGAGGTTGGTGAAAAAATATATGGTTATGCCATGGAAATATCAAAACTTTACGGTTACGATATCTAA
- a CDS encoding SUMF1/EgtB/PvdO family nonheme iron enzyme — protein MKFKSLIVAMSCLLTTLNLFAEKSCDSWSSTLLQKRSAYQTEIKNDKPLYVSKVMHKGMSEKISVNVSGLKQLVLQSWTTKDGNYTDDALWINPILVTQKGDTVRVKEGVFTNHYGRKPSWHKNRRNWDLKYKGKVQKHAFYVNGNTLQRLLLNKKYKKFEATVVISDIAQKQASMQFIVGQKDPIDLIQDLKSSYPVYMAAINPGKVGLPYWFTNNDVSLIEPSVKNLAKSLNDPSFFNQRIKETSKLEDLEQKKALLDLIPQIQEVKKLQSLIVWVKPSSIELALADMYAKDKTQLNKSLGQLDFIKNNLVSAKKGIYKYDTSSLATAYKIIETQKSLLLGNKLLDVDKLLTVQYHYDPVKARRVNAREMGLPPNNWSVHTSKRKRGYDCELVELSNIRGEIQKREIYKPKKDYPVTDVHLHWDGERIMFSSVSKQNRWDLFEVKTDAKDLHRLTDIEDDDVDFFDGTYLPNGKIIMDATLGYNGVPCVNGSDKVGNLALFDPKTKNLRRLNFGQDNDWDPVVMNNGKVMYLRWEYTDNTHYFSRIMMHMNPDGTNKKELYGSGSYWPNSMFDAQPLPGKNTNKFIAVVSGHHGTVRSGRLVIFDPAKGRQEDKGVVQEIPFKDRKVVPEIKDRLVDGVWPQFLKPYPLNDKYFLVSAKLDQDALWGIYLVDIYDNMTPLALDESIGYCEIVPVQKKDTPPVIPEKVKLDQKDATVYIQDIYEGQGLKGVPRGSVKKLRIFAYEYAFIKSPSNHAAQGIQSGWDMKRLLGTVPVEEDGSVMFKVPANLPISMQPLDEDGAAIQWMRSWMTAMPGEVVSCVGCHENQNTIVRPKFTSASRKKPVAITPPQGGIRSFTFNLEVQPVLDRKCIGCHDGSNGLANFKDSSIDKKVGYGKSYLALHPYVRRQGPEADIHVMKPMEYHANTSDLIQMLKKGHHGVELEEKEWQSLYNWIDFNAPYHGTFQSNDLNGIDQVCRRQELMKKYNDVSVDWEKEIEDYAKYLETQGPIKTVTPKKTGKKEVKPLRVRRWPFNSQKAKDMVDKHSAKFVEIVPGMKIKMVYIPKGAFVSYDQDLNTHHTVQNKVKVQKGFWMSESEISNEQYRAIVPEHNSRFIAQQWKDHTTAGYPANKPTQPVIRVSYDEASNFCDELSKKNNMKIMLPTEQQWEWAAKCGTDQGFWFGSINSDFSKYENFADDQLANMAVVGVNPTPMKKDHWLRPYYDFIPRAQHVDDKQMLTAPVKSYEANSWGLYDMLGNVAEWTRSTYVDNIELSGNPREYKVVKGGSWRDRPEMSTPQVRNFYYPWQKVTKVGFRIIIEE, from the coding sequence ATGAAGTTTAAATCACTGATAGTTGCAATGTCATGTCTGCTCACGACATTGAACCTATTTGCCGAAAAGAGTTGCGACAGTTGGAGCTCGACTTTGTTGCAAAAAAGATCGGCATATCAAACAGAAATTAAAAATGACAAACCTCTGTATGTGTCAAAGGTGATGCATAAAGGAATGTCAGAAAAAATATCGGTTAATGTATCAGGCTTAAAGCAGCTTGTCCTTCAGTCTTGGACAACAAAAGATGGAAATTATACTGATGATGCACTTTGGATTAACCCCATACTAGTTACACAAAAAGGTGATACTGTTCGAGTTAAAGAAGGAGTATTTACTAACCATTATGGAAGGAAACCTTCTTGGCACAAGAACAGACGTAATTGGGATCTAAAATATAAAGGTAAAGTTCAAAAGCATGCCTTTTATGTAAATGGAAATACTTTACAAAGATTACTTTTAAATAAGAAGTATAAGAAGTTTGAAGCGACAGTAGTAATTAGCGATATTGCTCAAAAACAGGCTTCTATGCAGTTTATTGTTGGTCAGAAAGACCCAATAGATTTAATTCAAGATTTAAAGAGTAGCTATCCTGTATACATGGCAGCTATCAATCCTGGGAAAGTGGGGTTGCCATATTGGTTTACAAATAATGATGTTTCACTTATTGAACCTTCAGTAAAAAATTTAGCAAAGTCTCTTAACGATCCAAGTTTCTTTAATCAAAGGATAAAAGAAACATCTAAATTAGAGGATTTAGAGCAGAAGAAAGCTTTGTTAGATTTAATTCCGCAGATTCAAGAGGTGAAAAAGCTGCAAAGCTTAATTGTTTGGGTTAAACCAAGTTCTATTGAGTTGGCATTAGCAGACATGTATGCTAAGGATAAAACCCAACTTAATAAGTCATTAGGGCAGTTAGATTTTATCAAGAATAATTTGGTTTCAGCTAAAAAAGGAATCTATAAATATGACACCAGTTCGTTAGCAACAGCCTATAAGATTATTGAAACACAAAAGTCTTTATTACTAGGGAATAAACTTTTAGATGTTGATAAACTATTAACTGTACAGTACCACTATGATCCAGTCAAAGCACGTCGTGTTAATGCTAGAGAGATGGGATTGCCTCCAAACAACTGGTCTGTTCATACATCAAAGAGAAAAAGAGGTTATGATTGTGAATTAGTCGAGTTGAGCAACATACGAGGTGAGATTCAGAAAAGAGAAATCTATAAACCAAAAAAAGATTATCCTGTAACGGATGTTCATCTTCATTGGGATGGTGAAAGAATCATGTTTAGTTCTGTAAGTAAACAGAACCGTTGGGATCTTTTTGAAGTGAAAACAGATGCAAAAGATTTACATCGCTTAACTGATATCGAAGATGATGATGTTGATTTCTTTGATGGAACTTACCTTCCAAATGGTAAGATTATCATGGATGCGACTTTGGGTTACAATGGTGTACCTTGCGTGAATGGTAGCGATAAAGTTGGGAATTTAGCTTTATTTGATCCTAAAACGAAAAATCTTAGACGTCTTAATTTTGGTCAAGACAATGACTGGGATCCAGTTGTGATGAATAATGGTAAGGTGATGTACCTACGATGGGAGTATACTGATAATACTCACTATTTTTCTAGAATCATGATGCATATGAATCCAGACGGTACTAATAAGAAAGAGCTATACGGAAGTGGATCTTATTGGCCTAATTCAATGTTTGATGCACAACCTCTTCCTGGAAAAAATACCAATAAGTTTATTGCAGTAGTGTCTGGTCACCATGGAACTGTTCGTTCAGGACGATTAGTGATTTTCGATCCAGCGAAAGGAAGACAAGAAGACAAAGGAGTTGTTCAAGAAATTCCGTTTAAGGACAGGAAAGTTGTTCCTGAAATAAAAGATAGATTAGTGGATGGTGTATGGCCTCAGTTTCTAAAGCCTTACCCTTTGAATGATAAATACTTCTTGGTTTCTGCAAAACTTGATCAAGATGCATTGTGGGGAATCTATTTGGTGGATATTTACGATAACATGACACCTCTTGCACTAGATGAGTCAATTGGTTATTGTGAAATAGTCCCAGTACAAAAAAAGGATACTCCTCCTGTAATTCCTGAAAAAGTAAAACTTGATCAGAAAGATGCTACAGTTTATATCCAAGATATATATGAAGGTCAAGGCCTAAAAGGTGTTCCTCGCGGATCTGTGAAGAAACTACGTATTTTTGCATATGAGTATGCGTTTATAAAATCTCCATCTAACCATGCTGCACAAGGTATTCAGAGTGGGTGGGATATGAAACGTCTGTTAGGAACTGTACCAGTTGAGGAAGATGGTTCTGTAATGTTTAAAGTCCCAGCCAATTTACCTATCTCAATGCAACCACTTGATGAAGATGGAGCTGCTATTCAGTGGATGAGAAGTTGGATGACTGCGATGCCAGGAGAAGTGGTTTCGTGTGTAGGATGTCATGAGAATCAAAATACAATTGTACGTCCTAAATTTACTTCTGCTTCTCGAAAGAAGCCTGTTGCAATCACACCTCCTCAAGGTGGTATACGTTCATTTACGTTTAATCTAGAGGTACAGCCTGTATTAGATAGAAAATGTATTGGATGTCATGATGGAAGCAATGGTTTGGCTAATTTTAAAGATTCGTCGATTGATAAGAAGGTCGGTTATGGAAAAAGTTATTTAGCACTTCATCCATATGTAAGACGTCAAGGACCTGAGGCTGATATTCATGTAATGAAGCCGATGGAGTATCATGCAAATACGAGTGATCTTATTCAGATGTTAAAGAAGGGACATCATGGTGTAGAATTAGAAGAAAAAGAGTGGCAATCATTATATAATTGGATTGACTTCAATGCACCATATCATGGAACATTTCAAAGTAATGATTTGAATGGGATTGATCAGGTTTGTCGTCGTCAAGAGTTGATGAAAAAATATAATGATGTATCAGTAGATTGGGAAAAAGAAATTGAGGATTATGCAAAGTATCTTGAAACTCAAGGCCCAATAAAAACTGTAACTCCCAAAAAGACAGGGAAAAAAGAAGTAAAACCTTTACGTGTTCGTAGATGGCCTTTTAATTCACAAAAGGCAAAAGATATGGTCGATAAGCACTCTGCAAAATTTGTAGAGATCGTTCCTGGAATGAAGATTAAAATGGTTTATATTCCTAAGGGGGCATTCGTGTCATATGATCAAGATCTTAACACACATCATACGGTGCAGAATAAGGTGAAGGTTCAAAAAGGATTTTGGATGAGTGAATCTGAAATCTCTAACGAACAGTATAGAGCAATTGTTCCTGAGCATAATAGCCGTTTTATTGCTCAGCAATGGAAAGACCATACAACTGCTGGATATCCAGCTAACAAGCCTACACAGCCTGTTATTCGAGTTAGTTATGATGAAGCAAGTAATTTCTGCGACGAACTTTCGAAAAAGAATAATATGAAAATTATGCTTCCAACAGAGCAACAGTGGGAATGGGCTGCTAAATGTGGAACAGATCAAGGTTTCTGGTTTGGATCAATTAATTCTGACTTTTCTAAATATGAAAATTTTGCTGATGACCAATTGGCGAATATGGCAGTTGTTGGGGTAAATCCAACTCCAATGAAAAAAGATCATTGGTTACGCCCTTATTATGACTTTATTCCACGTGCACAACATGTCGATGACAAACAGATGTTGACGGCTCCAGTTAAGTCATATGAAGCCAATTCATGGGGATTATATGATATGTTAGGTAATGTTGCAGAGTGGACTCGATCTACATATGTCGATAATATTGAATTATCAGGTAATCCAAGAGAATATAAAGTAGTAAAAGGTGGTTCATGGAGAGATCGACCAGAGATGTCAACACCACAGGTACGTAATTTTTACTATCCTTGGCAGAAAGTGACAAAAGTAGGTTTCCGAATCATTATTGAAGAATAA
- a CDS encoding CusA/CzcA family heavy metal efflux RND transporter: MIDKIISFSIKNKFFIALMTLVMIVTGLYSMKNIPLDATPDITNNQVQVITVAPNLGTEDIEKFVTYQVELSMSNLPNVTELRSVSRFGLSVVTIVFKDDMGTYLPRQLVSEALTKVKDDIPKGFGEPFMAPISTGLGEIYQYTLEVGEGYESEFTPQRLRTIQDWIVKRQMSMTPGVVEVNSFGGYTKQYEIAIDPQRLQSVGISMSDVFEAVNRNNQNTGGAYIEKNYKVNYIRGEGLIKSLDDIRNVVIGIKDDSPVFIRDIATVKYGDAIRYGAFTRNGKGEAVGGIVMMLKGANSNKVITTVKDKIALIQKSLPKGVTIVPFLDRSEMIKKTTSTVAENLALGALIVIFVLVLILGNVRGGLIVASTIPLSLLFAFIMMYIFGVWANLMSLGAIDFGILIDGAVIIVESMVFYLHEKQLIGKKLSAQERDQLSFKSSSTMMNSAFFGQIIIMIVFIPIMVLGGIEGKMFRPMALTFGFAIIGVLILCLTYIPMMCSLFLRAPKSEKKSIGDRIVLALENIYRPILERALRNTKAIIGSSFALLIVSLFTFSKMGGEFIPQLDEGNIALHILMQPGTALTELVSTSTKVEKLLLNKFPDEINSIQTRIGVADIPTDPMPMDIGDSFVILNPPSEWTATKDKETLVKMFKETVTSIPGVNYEFSQPVEMRFNELLTGIREDLAIKIYGEDLQILSQKAAEIEKLIANISGVGDLRAEATQGLPQITIQYDREKIAQYGLDIRKLNEIVSTAFGGKVAGVVYEGEKCFDIVVRLDKLYRKDINNVQNLNIDLDNGQQVPLKEIADVSYRSGPMQVSRDNTNRRTYVGVNVRDRDVKSLVKEIQQKLDAELMLPSGYFIRYGGAFENLQRATNRLKVVVPIALAIIFLLVYVAVKSFKQTLMIYVAIPLSAVGGIFSLYLRDLPFSISAGVGFIVLFGVAVMNGLVLIGGLNELYEQGNRSIKDLILKGATRRIRPIILTASTDILGFLPMAISTSAGAEVQRPLATVVIGGMISATLLTLLVLPVLYQLIMTSKRSLKRISKNVVVTGCVLFFTFSFGTTDIYAQEKTINLDKAIEITKQNYPQIKAAQLQIKQQEELKQTAWDFGSTIISTSKDETNNSSPGSVTNIAVTQSNIDIFTISSKKKLLKANVDVAQASSKLVEDQVILRMSRAYNRLLYSNMKVELYAGLDSIYKGFVNAAKIKYETQETSKLDYISAMTKYQELQLSIQSIKGERDVAFQDLNQFLMLDELFNVESTSSSFNYFKEDTLFNSSLNLASKKIDRASNNYKNQKIQFLPKINASYKNQSVNGLKGYFGYEVGISIPLFSGQLARSKAARVNMQIAKENYQTQLLDNRTLYTKMQIQYETLRDVQSYYQHQALPLIEEQIKATQLAYRTGEIGYVEFVQNIDTSIDTKERYLESFLSYMNVIATLKYITGQK, encoded by the coding sequence ATGATAGATAAAATTATATCTTTTTCAATAAAGAATAAGTTTTTTATTGCCCTGATGACACTGGTAATGATTGTCACCGGGCTTTATTCAATGAAAAATATACCACTTGATGCAACTCCTGATATAACGAATAACCAGGTTCAAGTAATCACAGTTGCTCCTAATTTAGGGACAGAAGATATCGAAAAGTTTGTTACATATCAAGTTGAATTGTCGATGTCTAATCTTCCTAATGTAACTGAATTACGTTCTGTTTCTCGTTTCGGACTCTCTGTTGTAACTATTGTCTTTAAAGATGATATGGGGACATATTTGCCAAGACAATTAGTGAGTGAGGCGTTAACTAAGGTTAAAGATGATATTCCTAAAGGTTTTGGTGAACCATTTATGGCTCCAATTAGTACGGGGCTTGGAGAGATTTATCAATACACATTGGAAGTAGGAGAAGGGTATGAGTCGGAATTTACCCCACAAAGGCTTCGCACAATCCAAGATTGGATTGTGAAAAGACAGATGTCAATGACTCCAGGTGTTGTTGAAGTAAACTCTTTCGGTGGATACACTAAACAGTATGAAATTGCAATTGATCCTCAAAGACTTCAAAGTGTTGGGATTTCTATGTCAGATGTGTTTGAAGCGGTGAATCGAAATAATCAAAATACGGGTGGTGCATATATTGAGAAGAATTATAAAGTAAACTACATTCGAGGAGAAGGTTTAATTAAATCGTTAGATGATATACGTAATGTAGTAATAGGTATTAAAGATGATTCTCCTGTCTTTATAAGGGATATTGCAACGGTAAAATATGGAGATGCAATTCGTTATGGAGCATTTACACGAAACGGTAAGGGTGAAGCCGTTGGTGGTATTGTAATGATGTTAAAAGGTGCTAATTCTAATAAGGTAATAACGACAGTAAAAGATAAAATAGCCCTAATTCAGAAATCTCTTCCAAAAGGGGTGACGATTGTTCCATTTCTGGATCGAAGTGAGATGATTAAAAAGACAACATCTACTGTTGCTGAGAATTTAGCTTTAGGTGCTCTGATTGTTATTTTTGTATTGGTATTAATTCTCGGGAATGTAAGAGGGGGACTTATTGTTGCTTCGACCATCCCTTTATCATTGTTATTTGCTTTTATAATGATGTATATCTTTGGTGTTTGGGCTAACTTGATGAGTTTAGGCGCAATAGATTTTGGTATATTAATTGATGGTGCAGTTATTATTGTTGAATCAATGGTGTTTTATCTTCATGAAAAACAGCTTATAGGAAAGAAGTTGTCGGCACAGGAAAGGGATCAATTGTCGTTCAAATCCTCAAGTACGATGATGAATTCTGCATTCTTCGGCCAAATTATTATTATGATTGTCTTTATTCCCATTATGGTACTTGGTGGAATCGAAGGGAAGATGTTTAGACCGATGGCTTTGACATTCGGATTTGCTATAATCGGTGTTCTGATTTTATGTTTAACCTATATTCCAATGATGTGCTCCCTTTTTCTTCGGGCACCGAAAAGTGAGAAAAAAAGTATTGGTGATAGAATTGTTCTTGCCTTAGAGAATATATATAGACCAATATTAGAACGGGCGCTTAGAAACACCAAAGCAATTATAGGATCGTCTTTCGCTTTGTTGATTGTTTCGTTATTTACATTTAGTAAAATGGGAGGAGAGTTTATTCCTCAATTGGATGAAGGAAATATTGCATTACATATTCTGATGCAACCAGGTACAGCCTTAACTGAGCTCGTTTCTACTTCGACAAAAGTGGAAAAGTTATTGCTTAATAAATTTCCTGATGAAATTAATTCAATCCAGACAAGAATTGGTGTAGCTGATATTCCGACGGATCCAATGCCAATGGATATTGGAGATAGTTTTGTGATACTTAATCCTCCTAGTGAATGGACCGCAACAAAGGATAAAGAGACCTTGGTTAAAATGTTTAAAGAGACTGTTACTTCTATTCCTGGGGTTAACTATGAGTTTTCACAACCCGTAGAAATGCGATTTAATGAATTGTTGACAGGTATTAGAGAGGATCTTGCGATTAAAATATATGGTGAAGATCTTCAGATATTGTCACAGAAGGCAGCTGAGATTGAAAAATTAATTGCTAATATCTCTGGTGTTGGAGATTTAAGGGCTGAAGCAACACAAGGATTGCCTCAGATTACAATTCAATATGATAGAGAGAAAATCGCTCAATATGGTCTTGATATAAGAAAACTAAATGAGATTGTCTCTACTGCATTTGGCGGTAAAGTAGCTGGAGTTGTTTATGAAGGCGAAAAATGTTTTGATATTGTTGTACGTCTTGATAAGTTATATCGAAAGGATATAAATAATGTTCAAAATCTAAATATAGATTTGGATAATGGACAACAAGTTCCATTAAAAGAGATTGCTGATGTGAGTTATAGATCGGGTCCTATGCAAGTTAGTCGTGATAATACCAATCGAAGAACCTATGTTGGAGTGAATGTTCGAGATCGTGATGTGAAGTCTCTCGTTAAAGAAATCCAACAAAAACTTGATGCAGAACTTATGCTTCCTTCTGGCTATTTTATACGCTATGGTGGGGCTTTCGAAAACCTTCAGCGTGCAACCAATAGGTTAAAAGTTGTTGTGCCAATAGCTCTTGCAATTATCTTTTTATTAGTTTATGTAGCTGTAAAGTCGTTTAAACAAACTTTGATGATCTATGTTGCAATACCGCTATCTGCTGTGGGAGGAATCTTTTCGTTATATCTTAGAGATTTACCATTTAGTATCTCTGCAGGAGTAGGATTTATCGTGCTGTTTGGTGTTGCTGTAATGAATGGACTTGTCTTAATTGGGGGGTTGAATGAACTTTATGAGCAAGGAAATCGAAGTATAAAAGATCTTATACTTAAAGGAGCAACTCGTCGTATTCGTCCAATCATTCTAACTGCTTCAACCGATATCCTTGGGTTCTTGCCAATGGCTATCTCAACATCTGCTGGTGCTGAGGTTCAGCGTCCTTTGGCGACGGTAGTTATTGGAGGAATGATCTCAGCGACCTTACTAACCCTCTTAGTATTACCTGTACTATATCAATTAATAATGACGTCGAAAAGATCGTTGAAGAGAATATCAAAGAACGTTGTGGTTACTGGTTGTGTACTGTTTTTTACATTTAGTTTTGGAACCACAGATATCTACGCACAAGAAAAAACAATTAATCTTGATAAAGCTATCGAAATAACAAAACAGAACTACCCACAAATAAAAGCAGCACAATTACAAATTAAGCAACAAGAAGAATTAAAGCAGACTGCTTGGGATTTTGGTTCTACTATAATATCAACATCAAAAGATGAAACCAATAATAGTTCTCCAGGGTCAGTTACTAATATTGCAGTTACTCAGTCAAATATTGATATTTTCACAATATCTTCTAAGAAGAAGCTATTGAAAGCAAATGTTGATGTCGCACAAGCGTCATCTAAACTCGTGGAGGATCAAGTCATACTTCGAATGTCAAGAGCTTATAATAGATTATTATATAGTAATATGAAGGTTGAGTTGTATGCAGGTCTAGATAGTATCTATAAAGGATTTGTCAATGCTGCAAAAATTAAGTATGAAACTCAAGAAACTTCGAAGCTTGATTATATATCTGCCATGACTAAATATCAAGAGTTACAATTAAGTATACAGTCAATTAAAGGGGAACGTGATGTTGCATTTCAAGATTTAAACCAATTTTTAATGTTAGATGAACTATTTAATGTTGAGTCAACCTCCTCCTCGTTCAACTATTTTAAGGAAGACACTCTGTTTAACTCCTCATTAAATTTGGCTTCAAAAAAAATTGATCGAGCATCTAACAATTATAAAAATCAAAAAATCCAATTCTTGCCAAAAATAAATGCATCATATAAAAATCAAAGTGTAAATGGATTGAAAGGGTATTTTGGATATGAGGTTGGAATATCCATACCATTGTTTAGTGGCCAATTAGCACGATCTAAAGCAGCTAGAGTGAATATGCAAATTGCGAAGGAGAACTATCAAACACAATTACTTGATAATCGGACATTGTACACAAAGATGCAGATTCAATACGAAACTTTAAGAGACGTGCAGTCTTATTATCAGCATCAGGCATTACCACTGATTGAAGAGCAGATTAAAGCTACCCAATTGGCATATCGCACTGGTGAAATAGGGTATGTTGAGTTTGTTCAGAATATTGATACAAGTATTGATACAAAAGAGCGTTACTTGGAATCATTTCTGTCTTATATGAATGTGATCGCGACATTAAAATATATCACAGGACAAAAATAA
- a CDS encoding efflux RND transporter periplasmic adaptor subunit, whose translation MKKISYYITALGAIFFLCLYGCTGINKPVSVQEQEELHDDHEMTEGMAVLSKTQRDAIELKIGKIVDRVMTGTLITNGRLVISPSQKAEITTYIGGRIKQILVMEGQKVRKGQVLIILSDPNIITIQQTFLENYNKLTFLKKELDRQKILFQNDVASGKQYQKATAQYKSLFASYKGQKIQLEMLGFNVDRIQTGYIYSTLKILAPISGYIGNVKVKLGEFIDANSHIANVFDTDNLHADLKVYEKDVRYIKPNLKVRLRATTNPNIELTGEIFSIGKELDKGSKTIIIHSTIDQKDPSLKVDGYVYGDILIGGEMISSVPESAVVQQSGKSYIFVLNRDVSKKIQSHEKDEVSKIENGEISSVYDEKWAFDMIEVIVTQKQNKYLGIQLSKPLSANSEVVLNGAFYLLSDMKKGEAKHSH comes from the coding sequence ATGAAGAAAATATCATATTATATAACAGCCTTAGGGGCTATATTCTTTTTGTGCCTATATGGATGTACTGGCATTAACAAGCCTGTTTCAGTTCAAGAACAAGAAGAACTACATGATGATCATGAAATGACTGAAGGGATGGCGGTATTAAGTAAAACACAAAGAGATGCCATTGAATTAAAGATTGGAAAAATCGTTGATAGAGTGATGACAGGAACTTTAATAACCAACGGACGATTAGTGATCTCTCCATCACAAAAAGCTGAAATAACAACTTATATTGGTGGTCGAATAAAACAAATATTGGTGATGGAAGGACAAAAAGTTCGGAAAGGTCAAGTACTGATTATACTTTCGGATCCTAATATTATTACCATACAGCAAACTTTTCTTGAAAATTATAATAAGCTTACCTTTTTAAAGAAAGAGTTAGATAGACAAAAAATACTTTTTCAGAATGATGTTGCATCAGGTAAACAATATCAGAAAGCCACTGCCCAATATAAATCATTATTTGCAAGTTACAAAGGACAGAAAATTCAGTTGGAGATGTTAGGCTTTAATGTGGATCGAATTCAAACAGGGTATATATATAGTACACTTAAAATATTAGCCCCAATATCTGGTTATATTGGGAATGTTAAAGTGAAATTGGGTGAATTTATTGACGCGAATAGTCATATTGCGAATGTCTTTGATACAGATAACCTCCATGCAGATCTTAAGGTGTATGAAAAGGATGTTAGATATATTAAACCGAATCTGAAAGTTAGATTAAGAGCAACAACAAATCCAAATATTGAGCTTACTGGCGAGATCTTTTCAATAGGTAAAGAGCTGGATAAGGGAAGTAAAACGATAATTATTCATTCTACTATAGATCAAAAAGATCCATCATTGAAGGTTGATGGGTATGTGTATGGAGATATATTGATTGGGGGAGAAATGATCTCTTCAGTGCCCGAATCTGCCGTTGTGCAGCAGTCTGGTAAGTCGTATATCTTTGTTCTGAATAGAGATGTTTCTAAGAAAATTCAATCGCATGAGAAAGATGAAGTATCCAAAATAGAGAATGGTGAAATTTCGTCTGTTTATGATGAAAAGTGGGCATTTGATATGATTGAAGTAATTGTAACCCAAAAACAGAATAAGTATTTGGGGATTCAACTTTCAAAGCCTCTATCAGCTAATTCTGAGGTCGTCCTTAATGGTGCTTTTTATTTACTCTCAGATATGAAAAAGGGAGAAGCGAAACATTCTCATTAA